The DNA window AAGGTCTCAGGTGAAGCAGGTAGCGCCTTTGGCCCATGTCTCTCGCAAAAACTCTTGAAGTGGTCTATCGCGTGCTGGTATGCCTGAATGGTGTTCTCACTAAGTGCATCTTTGCGCCTAGCAGCCGCTTCCTCCAGAAGCTTCTTAATCTTGGCGGGCACATTATCGCCAGAAAGTACGTGCGTCTTGTCCAGTTCAGTATCTACAGCGAAAAAGTCAGTTTTTTGTTCGTGAAGTTTGGACTGAATGGCTTCACGGCAAGCGGCCCACTTGAAGTATACTGGAAGTGCCTGGGCTAGCACGTAGTCTCGGCTCAACTTCTTGTCTGACACGTAGTATCTAATTGCGCTTCTAGCCCCTTGAGAAACCGCACTTGGAACTTTTTCAAAAGTACCCTCAAACCAATCCTCGCTTTTGACCTGAGCGAGAGGCTGCCCTGACACAATTCTGTCCCACAACCGGAGAGTAAAACGCAGGGTCGAGCCCCACGAAAGAACCGAACTATAACTTGCATTTCTAAGTGATTTATCAGGTTCACTTTCGAAGCCGATTTCTCGTCGGTATACTTCGACCATACATGGAATTAGGGCATTACGTAGCGGAGTTAAGACTTCGGCCTTGAGCGCCTCTTCGTATCTCTCAAGAGTAGGACGTATCTCGTTTTTCTTGAGACTAGAAAGATCGTAAAGAGAGGCTGACTCTTTGACTTCCGCACTGGAGAAATATTTGTCTTCGAAGTTGTGGGTTGGATATAAACGGTATGGTTTAAATATGTCGTTGCCATTTCTTTCGACAAAAAGGGACTTCGAAAACGTACAATACCCTGGCTGTCTATGCTGCTCAACATTTCTCACTAGTCGAAGGACACGACGAGAGGTGTCGGTAAAAGGCTCCTCCGGAGGGTCAAACTCGATCCAAAAATGCTTCCCCTCCTTCACTACTATGTCTTCTGTGGTCTCCGTGTCCTGAGAACTCTCGTCTGTGCCCTTATGTGCGTAAAATGGCTTTTGAGAGTATTGCTCTATGGATGACATAATAGGCCTTTTGCTTTGAACAATCACTCTGCATTGGCCATCGGTAACGTATGGCTCACGGTACTTAATAAATATATGGGTAAGTAGCGAAAGTTCCCCAATTGGATCTCGTTGTGCAAAGCTCATTGGTCCACCTGTCCTGTGGTTATAGAAGGCTACGACCGTAGAGAATCTAGCTGTAGGGGAATCGTCGAAAAAGACAATAGTGTCAGGTGCTGTCCGATAAAAGACCCATAGGGATCTCACGTGATTTAGATACAGCCGTCTACATTGGCCATCAGGCGCTCAGTGCAGTTTGTTGGCAAGAGAGACTCTTGCCCAGCTCGTAGAAGAGCCTGAGCCGATGGAGCGTGTTTCTCCTCCAGGTCCTCCAAGAAGGAGCGTACCGCGTGGATCATCTCTTGGCAAGCCTTTTGGAGCCTGGATCACTAAGTATTCTGGTTGGCCTTCGTCAGGCAGCCGCCGACATTCCTTCTTATAGCCGGCTTCGGTTTTACAGGCAGCTTCGGTCTCATAGCCGGTTTCGATTGTGCCCATGCACATGTGCACATGATCTCCCTGCTCTCCAGCGACGCCTTGGGAATGTGGTGTCAATTTTGTGGTTAGACCCATGCCCGGCTTCAGTGGAACCTCTGGACAGGTCCTAACTACACGACAAAAATGATCGAGAAGCGAGAAGCGCCTGAATGCACCGGCGCAGCTCGTCTCTCATCCGGTACCAATTGGTTGTCAGCTCTCGGAGCCGATCCAACCCACAAGAGGAAGAGGCTCTTCTCCGGATACCCGTTGGCACATTCCCGAGGGGCGCCTTCTTTAGCCTTCCGGTCGAGGCCGATAATCCGTGTCCAGCTGTAGGTCAGCGCCAACATGCCGAGTAGCTTCCGAATCCGGTCCGGCTCAGTCATATGGGTGTCCTCCAGCCCGAAGCCTCTGGACCCCAGGCGCCGCAAAAAACGCCAGTATCTCCCACCGCTTCCGGTAGAGATCCAGCATTGAGTCGGGATCGACCTCGTGGCCTGCGAGAATCAGAAACGACTCCTCTTCCAAGCGCCGGGTAGTGACCTGACATTCCACCGACTCGGCGCCTCCAAGTCCCGTCGGGGCTGGAAGTTGACT is part of the Salinibacter ruber DSM 13855 genome and encodes:
- a CDS encoding site-specific integrase; protein product: MSSIEQYSQKPFYAHKGTDESSQDTETTEDIVVKEGKHFWIEFDPPEEPFTDTSRRVLRLVRNVEQHRQPGYCTFSKSLFVERNGNDIFKPYRLYPTHNFEDKYFSSAEVKESASLYDLSSLKKNEIRPTLERYEEALKAEVLTPLRNALIPCMVEVYRREIGFESEPDKSLRNASYSSVLSWGSTLRFTLRLWDRIVSGQPLAQVKSEDWFEGTFEKVPSAVSQGARSAIRYYVSDKKLSRDYVLAQALPVYFKWAACREAIQSKLHEQKTDFFAVDTELDKTHVLSGDNVPAKIKKLLEEAAARRKDALSENTIQAYQHAIDHFKSFCERHGPKALPASPETLIAYFEHLAQNGYAESTIRKRRSAIRFLHERSMNESPTTSESVRRYFDDLRKTIPESRGHGQKDPILFHHLHQMSFDEEELSDLRDRAILYIGVATGLRDSGLIGLEMRDIFEKEGGVVYRIRDPKGEGDPGPERVSVPHEVPALTPSPNEALTAWIEAAGIESGAVFRSVDQYGNVGGDDGLSSGSISKDIVKPWMKSIGEDPSEYSCHSLRAGFVTQAILDGITEPRIAAQSRHKSIEALREYERPTNDMKNHMLKEMG